One genomic segment of Musa acuminata AAA Group cultivar baxijiao chromosome BXJ3-3, Cavendish_Baxijiao_AAA, whole genome shotgun sequence includes these proteins:
- the LOC103979114 gene encoding ammonium transporter 3 member 1-like: protein MALPTAYQTGPAVPDWLNKGDNAWQMISATLVGLQSVPGLVILYGSIVKKKWAVNSAFMALYAFAAVWICWVTWAYNMSFGHHLLPFWGKAGPALGQKFLLNQAILPATEHDHKDGTVEMDELKLLYPMASMVYFQCVFAAITLILLAGSLLGRMNFKAWILFVPLWLTFSYTIGAFSLWGGGFLFQWGVMDYSGGYVIHLSSGIAGFTAAYWVGPRSTKDRERFVPNNLLLMLAGAGLLWLGWAGFNGGDPYAANIDSSLAVLNTNICAATSLLVWTCLDSIFFKKPSVIGAVQGMITGLVCITPGAGLVHGWSAIIMGMLSGSVPWFTMMVVHKRSRLLQKVDDTLGVFHTHAVAGFLGGVTTGIFAEPRLSGLFVAVTNSRGLIYGSVVQVLKQVVGAMFVIGWNVVMTTLICVAIRFVMPLRMSEEQLAIGDDAVHGEEAYALWGDGEKYDSTKHGVHDDETLHNKVATGVTQNV from the exons ATGGCGTTGCCGACGGCGTACCAGACGGGACCCGCCGTGCCCGACTGGCTCAACAAGGGCGACAACGCATGGCAGATGATCTCGGCGACGCTCGTCGGCCTGCAGAGCGTGCCGGGGCTCGTCATCCTCTACGGCAGTATCGTAAAGAAGAAGTGGGCCGTCAACTCCGCCTTCATGGCGCTCTACGCCTTCGCCGCAGTCTGGATCTGCTGGGTCACCTGGGCCTACAACATGTCTTTCGGCCACCATCTGTTACCCTTCTGGGGCAAGGCCGGCCCTGCACTCGGGCAAAAGTTCCTCCTCAATCAGGCGATACTGCCGGCAACCGAGCACGATCACAAAGACGGCACCGTGGAGATGGACGAACTCAAACTCCTGTACCCCATGGCCTCCATGGTGTACTTCCAGTGCGTCTTTGCGGCCATCACCCTCATCCTCCTTGCCGGCtccctcctcggccgcatgaactTCAAGGCGTGGATTCTCTTCGTCCCCTTGTGGCTCACCTTCTCCTACACCATCGGCGCCTTCTCCCTCTGGGGCGGCGGCTTCCTCTTCCAATGGGGCGTCATGGACTATTCCGGCGGCTACGTCATCCACCTCTCCTCCGGCATCGCTGGCTTCACCGCCGCCTATTGG GTCGGTCCGAGGTCGACCAAGGACAGGGAGAGGTTTGTCCCCAACAACTTGTTGCTGATGCTGGCCGGAGCCGGGCTGCTGTGGTTGGGGTGGGCGGGATTCAACGGCGGCGACCCCTACGCCGCCAACATAGACTCTTCGCTCGCGGTGCTCAACACCAACATCTGCGCCGCCACCAGCCTTCTGGTCTGGACGTGCCTCGACTCCATCTTCTTCAAGAAGCCCTCGGTGATCGGAGCGGTGCAGGGAATGATCACTGGCCTCGTCTGCATCACTCCCGGTGCAG GGCTGGTCCACGGTTGGTCTGCCATAATAATGGGAATGCTATCTGGCAGCGTCCCCTGGTTCACCATGATGGTGGTGCACAAGCGCTCCCGCCTGCTCCAGAAAGTGGACGACACCCTCGGCGTCTTCCACACCCACGCCGTCGCCGGCTTCCTCGGGGGCGTAACCACCGGCATCTTCGCCGAACCCCGCCTCAGCGGCCTCTTCGTCGCCGTCACCAACTCCCGCGGCCTCATCTACGGCAGCGTTGTGCAAGTGCTGAAGCAGGTGGTGGGTGCCATGTTCGTCATCGGGTGGAACGTGGTTATGACCACCCTCATCTGCGTTGCCATTAGGTTCGTGATGCCGCTGCGCATGTCGGAGGAGCAGCTCGCCATCGGCGACGACGCAGTCCACGGCGAGGAGGCCTACGCGCTGTGGGGCGACGGGGAGAAGTACGATTCCACCAAGCATGGCGTGCACGATGACGAGACGCTGCACAACAAGGTGGCCACCGGAGTCACACAAAACGTATAA
- the LOC103979113 gene encoding filament-like plant protein, whose amino-acid sequence MDRRSWLWRRKSSDKSPGETESSGSVSSEKHSGEPEALRTSSINSSPNHAQSPEVSSKDVSHEVNETIKNLNEKLSAALLNISAKEDLVKQHVKLAEEALLVWENAEKKVLFLKKQLKDSSEKNSSLEDRVVHLDAALKECIRQLRLTREEQEQKVHDAIIKKTNDWESEKTDLEIRLNELQAQLQVKAEITTSFDHELHSTIKALKEENFSLKAEIATLAQDLQIRASELEFSTRTAETASKQHLSSIKKVTKLESECRRLQAAAHKSLLANEHSLISYSHYVESVTDSQSGAGKQLLNLDIEQSCSDSWASALIMDLDQFRKEKANVRNLTNSVEIDLMDDFLEMERLVALPEGDHVSDNIERDADLEHSVSRNRSSRKEVQTIRLHIAELEEMIEKMNSEKVEMEKSFTVMNNQLKNTCDQLAAAEGQLVELQRQLKLVNEEKHVLEIEVEAAEGKKTRLGFQLESAHVESGKLHERVNLLDRKFEEEKKLSSKLKLRCQDMEATEAKRNKKELELESAYGQIAEFKGKISLLEEKLGEEKTLSTELASRCWKMDALKRKKEELECQLESANLELHKLHEKVNSFERKLEGEKAFSTELLSKCQNMEAIDAQKIELECQLTAEHLEVGNLQEKVNILEGKLEEERALSSAIAANIEATEAKRKELLVQLELAHVENGSLQEKLATLGKQIEEERAISADFSAKCHSLEHELSSKQKAAEFHLSASSNRVLLIRQEKEMELAAGKLVACQKTILSLNQQLKILANFDNFMLETAKPELNGDLMAFRGESQMPSPRFSPENLEISSTLCNCKKSDPP is encoded by the exons ATGGACCGCCGGAGTTGGCTCTGGAGGCGGAAGTCTTCAGACAAGAGCCCTGGTGAGACCGAGAGCTCGGGGTCCGTTTCTTCCGAGAAGCACTCTGGTGAACCG GAGGCACTGAGGACTTCTTCAATTAACTCTTCTCCGAACCATGCTCAGTCACCAGAGGTTTCATCAAAGGATGTTAGTCATGAGGTCaatgaaacaataaaaaatttgAATGAGAAACTATCAGCTGCTCTTCTGAACATTAGTGCTAAAGAAGATTTGGTGAAGCAGCATGTGAAACTTGCAGAAGAAGCTCTTTTGG TGTGGGAAAATGCAGAAAAGAAAGTGCTGTTTCTGAAGAAGCAGCTTAAAGATTCATCAGAAAAGAACTCATCCCTTGAAGATAGGGTTGTTCATCTTGACGCTGCCCTGAAGGAATGTATCAGGCAGCTCCGGCTAACAAGAGAAGAGCAAGAGCAGAAAGTCCATGATGCTATCATCAAGAAAACCAATGATTGGGAATCTGAAAAAACTGATCTTGAGATACGGCTTAATGAGCTACAAGCCCAACTGCAAGTTAAAGCAGAGATCACCACCTCCTTTGACCATGAGCTTCACTCAACAATTAAAGCTctcaaggaagaaaatttttctcTTAAAGCTGAAATTGCTACACTTGCTCAGGATCTCCAAATCAGAGCATCAGAATTGGAGTTCAGCACTAGAACAGCAGAAACAGCTAGTAAGCAACATTTGAGCAGCATAAAGAAAGTGACTAAGCTTGAATCTGAGTGTCGTAGGTTGCAAGCTGCAGCACATAAGTCATTGTTAGCTAATGAGCACAGTCTCATTTCTTACTCTCATTATGTTGAGTCTGTCACTGATAGCCAGTCAGGTGCAGGGAAACAGTTGTTAAATCTGGATATTGAACAAAGTTGTTCAGATTCATGGGCATCAGCTCTGATCATGGACCTCGATCAATTCAGAAAGGAAAAGGCTAATGTGAGAAATCTCACCAATTCTGTAGAAATTGACCTAATGGATGACTTCCTTGAGATGGAAAGACTTGTTGCCTTGCCTGAGGGTGACCATGTAAGTGATAACATTGAGCGTGATGCTGATTTGGAACATAGTGTGAGCAGAAACAGGTCTTCAAGAAAAGAAGTTCAGACTATCCGTCTGCATATTGCTGAGTTAGAAGAGATGATTGAAAAGATGAATTCTGAGAAAGTTGAAATGGAAAAGTCTTTTACTGTAATGAACAATCAGCTGAAGAATACATGTGATCAGCTGGCAGCAGCTGAAGGTCAGTTGGTTGAGTTGCAAAGGCAGCTCAAATTGGTTAATGAGGAAAAGCATGTTCTTGAGATAGAAGTAGAAGCAGCAGAGGGAAAGAAAACTAGACTGGGATTTCAGCTTGAATCAGCACATGTAGAAAGTGGAAAGTTGCATGAGAGAGTGAACTTATTAGATAGGAAAtttgaggaagagaagaagttgtCTTCTAAATTGAAATTAAGGTGCCAAGATATGGAAGCAACAGAAGCTAAGAGGAACAAGAAGGAACTGGAGCTTGAATCAGCATATGGTCAAATTGCAGAGTTTAAGGGCAAAATTAGTTTGCTAGAAGAAAAACTTGGAGAAGAGAAAACTTTGTCCACAGAACTGGCATCTAGGTGTTGGAAGATGGATGCGCTGAAGCGAAAGAAAGAAGAATTAGAGTGTCAGCTTGAGTCAGCAAATTTGGAACTTCACAAGCTACATGAGAAGGTTAATTCATTTGAAAGGAAGCTGGAGGGGGAAAAGGCATTTTCAACAGAACTTTTATCCAAATGTCAAAATATGGAAGCTATCGATGCACAAAAAATCGAACTGGAGTGTCAACTTACTGCTGAACATTTGGAAGTAGGAAATTTACAGGAGAAGGTTAATATACTGGAAGGGAAACTTGAGGAAGAGAGAGCATTGTCCTCAGCAATTGCGGCAAATATAGAGGCCACAGAGGCAAAGAGAAAGGAATTGTTGGTGCAACTTGAGTTGGCACATGTAGAAAATGGGAGCCTCCAGGAGAAGTTGGCcacattaggaaaacaaattgaaGAGGAGAGGGCAATATCCGCAGACTTTTCTGCAAAGTGTCATAGCTTGGAGCATGAACTTTCTAGCAAGCAGAAAGCAGCTGAATTCCATTTATCTGCAAGCTCAAACAGAGTGTTGCTGATTCGACAG GAGAAAGAGATGGAGCTGGCTGCTGGGAAGCTTGTGGCGTGCCAAAAAACGATACTCTCTCTTAACCAACAGTTAAAAATATTAGCAAATTTTGACAATTTCATGCTTGAAACAGCAAAACCAGAGTTAAATGGAGATCTAATGGCTTTCAGAGGCGAATCTCAGATGCCAAGTCCTCGCTTTTCTCCAGAAAACTTGGAAATCTCTTCAACTCTGTGCAATTGTAAAAAAAGTGATCCCCCATAG